A genomic region of Tigriopus californicus strain San Diego chromosome 1, Tcal_SD_v2.1, whole genome shotgun sequence contains the following coding sequences:
- the LOC131877964 gene encoding galactose-3-O-sulfotransferase 4-like — MMVFAGVKGKRLLLILLSAAMAVVVFQYCQLLPRSTSTLESKFPYFPRSLSVVKSMSEYTIDDITLHLSSLHKTDLSSGSDPTNCRPKRKIGFLKTRKTASTTVGNILMRYGYYANLNFVLPESGNHLGDPRTDVPFNVESIDNTPWHDEFISNDQYEMAALHVRWNQTAMNLLLGRQATYITLLREPVSAFESLFSYYKFEDRYNLTLEEYIDRLETNPRWSNERFHGYLGLNQQAWQVGLTRSQLNDQRFVQEVIRWMDSQFQLVMIMDQLEESLVLLSQLLCLPLALMASLSKNVRVATSRKKLDEGRAHILREHQAADEALYAFFKDRLQKQIKQYGHNRMSQAVSELRRFNAFINDTCVEGLETRITMNVPILQTVVKKDSLDCRLHGTNQPNFIDLVRKKQYARWKSSSISTMDY, encoded by the exons ATGATGGTTTTCGCAGGAGTCAAAGGAAAGCGGCTCTTGTTAATACTTTTAAGTGCTGCTATGGCAGTAGTTGTTTTTCAGTACTGCCAATTGTTACCACGATCAACCTCAACTTTGGAGTCAAAGTTTCCTTACTTTCCTCGAAGTTTATCCGTTGTCAA GAGTATGAGTGAATATACGATCGATGACATCACACTCCACCTCTCAAGCTTGCACAAAACCGACTTGTCTTCGGGAAGTGACCCCACAAACTGTCGACCGAAGAGAAAAATAGGATTTCTCAAGACAAGAAAAACCGCTTCCAC AACGGTGGGTAATATCTTGATGCGCTATGGATACTATGCCAATCTGAACTTTGTTCTCCCTGAATCCGGAAATCACCTGGGCGATCCTCGGACCGATGTGCCCTTCAATGTCGAGTCCATTGATAATACCCCTTGGCATGATGAGTTCATCTCCAACGATCAATACGAAATGGCAGCTTTGCATGTTCGATGGAACCAGACCGCCATGAA TCTCCTATTAGGAAGACAAGCGACCTATATTACTTTATTGCGAGAGCCGGTCTCTGCTTTTGAAAGTCTCTTCTCTTATTACAAGTTTGAAGATCGATACAATTTGACCTTAGAGGAGTACATCGACAG ATTGGAGACCAACCCACGGTGGTCAAATGAACGGTTCCATGGTTACTTGGGATTGAACCAACAAGCCTGGCAAGTAGGATTGACCAGATCTCAATTGAACGACCAACGGTTTGTCCAAGAAGTGATCCGCTGGATGGattctcaatttcaattggtgATGATTATGGATCAACTGGAGGAATCTTTAGTGCTACTATCTCAGCTTCTCTGCCTTCCATTAGCTCTAATGGCAAGCTTATCGAAAAACGTGCGAGTAGCAACATCCCGG AAAAAGCTTGACGAAGGTCGTGCCCACATTCTTAGGGAACACCAAGCTGCCGACGAGGCTCTGTATGCCTTCTTCAAAGATCGATTGcagaaacaaattaaacaatatgGCCACAACAGGATGTCTCAAGCCGTATCCGAATTAAGACGATTCAATGCCTTCATCAACGACACCTGTGTTGAGGGATTAGAAACCAGGATTACTATGAATGTGCCCATCTTACAGACGGTGGTCAAGAAAGACTCCTTGGATTGCCGTCTGCATGGCACAAATCAACCGAATTTTATCGATTTGGTCCGAAAGAAGCAATACGCCAGGTGGAAATCGAGTTCCATTTCAACGATGGATTATTGA
- the LOC131878024 gene encoding uncharacterized protein LOC131878024 has translation MSYSSKTLDVLEYAQEHPLTCQSEKMAYLPLDQLDSSRLPDVVAKLNRDDIILPLHEANRINAIKSDDKRRQHLADVTMALLYIPCGGLDEAHDIVLPYSWPDPTEQAGQPIKDSPASHESKYAHAFVHRKEGDIHGELGMIGFDNACYWFGTTGYHPLYPVVKSRALDLAKHVDEDTQKLVLERLDGCDWYPDRFTKLCEMALKSKDDKLTSYCSEVTRMEWKLLLDVCNNIVNPSQLTIKV, from the exons ATGTCGTACTCCAGCAAAACTTTGGATGTGCTAGAATATGCCCAAGAACATCCTTTAACATGTCAAA GTGAGAAAATGGCTTATTTGCCATTGGATCAATTGGACTCATCTCGTTTGCCTGACGTAGTAGCCAAACTAAATCGTGATGACATTATTCTACCCCTTCATGAAGCCAATCGAATTAATGCGATTAAATCTGATGACAAACGTCGCCAGCATTTGGCTGACGTCACCATGGCCTTGCTTTACATTCCCTGTGGAG GTCTAGATGAAGCTCATGACATCGTTTTACCGTATAGCTGGCCCGATCCAACGGAGCAAGCCGGTCAGCCCATCAAGGACAGTCCAGCGTCTCACGAGTCCAAATACGCGCACGCCTTTGTTCATCGCAAGGAGGGAGATATTCACGGCGAGCTTGGCATGATTGGCTTCGATAACGCCTGTTACTGGTTTGGCACAACTGGCTATCATCCGCTCTATCCTGTGGTGAAAAGTAGAGCCTTGGACTTGGCCAAACATGTCGATGAGGACACTCAAAAGTTGGTCTTGGAACGCCTGGATGGATGTGATTGGTATCCCGATAGGTTCACCAAACTTTGCGAGATGGCTTTGAAGTCTAAGGATGATAAATTGACTAGTTATTGCTCTGAGGTCACacgaatggaatggaaattgCTCTTGGATGTGTGCAATAACATTGTTAATCCAAGTCAATTGACTATCAAAGTATGA